The following are encoded together in the Drosophila sechellia strain sech25 chromosome 3R, ASM438219v1, whole genome shotgun sequence genome:
- the LOC6607057 gene encoding tubulin alpha-2 chain, with translation MRECISVHIGQAGVQIGNACWELYCLEHGIQPDGHMPSDKTVGGGDDSFSTFFSETGAGKHVPRAVFVDLEPTVVDEVRTGTYRQLFHPEQLITGKEDAANNYARGHYTIGKEIVDVVLDRIRKLADQCTGLQGFLVFHSFGGGTGSGFTSLLMERLSVDYGKKSKLEFSIYPAPQVSTAVVEPYNSILTTHTTLEHSDCAFMVDNEAIYDICRRNLDIERPTYMNLNRLIGQIVSSITASLRFDGALNVDLTEFQTNLVPYPRIHFPLATYAPVISVEKAYHEQLTVAEITNACFEPANQMVKCDPRRGKYMACCMLYRGDVVPKDVNAAIATIKTKRSIQFVDWCPTGFKVGINYQPPTVVPGGDLAKVQRAVCMLSNTTAIAEAWARLDHKFDLMYAKRAFVHWYVGEGMEEGEFAEAREDLAALEKDYEEVGIDSTTELGEDEEY, from the exons ATG AGGGAATGCATTTCGGTTCACATTGGCCAAGCTGGCGTCCAGATCGGCAATGCCTGCTGGGAACTTTACTGCCTGGAGCACGGCATCCAGCCCGATGGCCATATGCCCTCCGATAAGACCGTGGGCGGTGGCGATGACTCCTTCAGCACCTTCTTCAGCGAGACTGGAGCTGGTAAGCATGTGCCCCGTGCCGTGTTCGTGGATCTGGAGCCCACTGTGGTGGATGAGGTGCGGACAGGAACCTACCGCCAGCTGTTCCATCCGGAGCAACTGATTACCGGTAAGGAGGATGCGGCCAACAACTATGCCCGTGGCCACTACACCATCGGTAAGGAGATCGTCGACGTGGTCCTGGACAGGATTCGCAAGTTGGCGGATCAGTGCACGGGTCTGCAGGGATTCCTGGTCTTCCACTCCTTCGGCGGCGGCACTGGCTCTGGATTTACGTCGCTGCTGATGGAGCGTCTGTCCGTGGACTATGGAAAGAAGTCAAAGCTGGAGTTCTCCATTTACCCAGCACCACAA GTGTCCACAGCTGTGGTCGAGCCATACAACTCGATCTTAACCACCCACACAACGCTGGAGCACTCGGACTGTGCGTTTATGGTTGACAACGAGGCAATCTACGACATCTGCCGGCGCAACTTGGATATCGAGCGACCCACCTACATGAATCTCAATCGCCTAATTGGCCAGATCGTTTCCTCCATTACGGCCTCGTTGCGCTTCGATGGCGCTCTGAATGTGGATCTAACCGAGTTCCAGACCAATTTGGTGCCCTACCCACGCATCCATTTCCCGCTGGCGACATACGCTCCCGTCATTTCCGTGGAGAAGGCCTACCACGAGCAGCTGACCGTTGCCGAGATCACCAATGCCTGCTTCGAGCCGGCCAACCAGATGGTCAAGTGTGATCCGCGTCGCGGCAAGTACATGGCCTGCTGCATGCTCTACCGCGGTGATGTGGTGCCCAAGGATGTGAACGCAGCCATTGCCACCATCAAGACCAAGCGCTCCATCCAGTTCGTGGACTGGTGTCCCACGGGCTTCAAGGTGGGCATCAACTACCAGCCACCCACCGTTGTTCCTGGCGGAGATCTGGCCAAGGTGCAGCGCGCCGTCTGCATGCTGTCCAATACCACTGCCATTGCCGAGGCCTGGGCCCGTCTGGATCACAAGTTCGATCTGATGTACGCCAAGAGGGCCTTCGTCCACTGGTACGTGGGTGAGGGCATGGAGGAGGGCGAGTTCGCCGAGGCTCGCGAGGATCTCGCTGCCCTCGAGAAGGACTACGAGGAGGTGGGCATCGACTCCACCACCGAGCTGGGTGAGGATGAGGAATACTAG